One segment of Streptomyces sp. NBC_01463 DNA contains the following:
- a CDS encoding creatininase family protein: MTHRNLTEATWRETRAAAAGSIAVLPIGSQEQHAEHLPMGTDTMLADAVVSRALALLEERAAAGEDVPGLVRLPTLPYGHSPHHLFAAALTLSAPVLGMVLDELLDSLAACGYRRVLVVNGHGGNDEIMRLAVKRFALRAEVTAAACSYWTLTDTGEPGADAEADAADERHAELVPGHAGWFETSLMLAAQPALVRTERARHAPVEPPPLFDKPPYPGLTVERHGEWERVGGATDDAAGADAAHGERLLDRRARGLARAVLAFDAASRPLA; encoded by the coding sequence ATGACCCACCGCAATCTGACCGAGGCCACCTGGCGCGAGACGCGGGCCGCGGCCGCCGGCTCGATCGCCGTGCTGCCGATCGGTTCGCAGGAGCAGCACGCCGAGCACCTGCCGATGGGCACGGACACGATGCTCGCCGACGCCGTCGTCTCCCGGGCCCTGGCCCTGCTGGAGGAGCGGGCCGCCGCCGGTGAGGACGTGCCCGGCCTCGTCCGGCTGCCGACGCTGCCGTACGGGCACAGCCCGCACCATCTGTTCGCCGCGGCGCTGACCCTGTCCGCGCCGGTCCTCGGCATGGTCCTGGACGAGCTCCTGGACTCGCTGGCCGCCTGTGGCTACCGCCGGGTGCTCGTCGTCAACGGGCACGGCGGCAACGACGAGATCATGCGGCTCGCGGTCAAGCGGTTCGCTCTGCGCGCCGAGGTGACGGCGGCCGCTTGCTCGTACTGGACGCTCACGGACACCGGTGAGCCCGGGGCCGACGCCGAGGCGGACGCGGCGGACGAGCGGCATGCCGAGCTGGTGCCCGGGCACGCCGGCTGGTTCGAGACCTCGCTGATGCTGGCCGCGCAGCCGGCCCTGGTACGCACCGAGCGGGCCCGGCACGCACCGGTCGAGCCGCCGCCCCTGTTCGACAAGCCGCCGTATCCCGGGCTGACCGTGGAGCGGCACGGCGAGTGGGAGCGGGTGGGCGGCGCCACCGACGACGCTGCCGGCGCCGACGCAGCGCACGGTGAGCGCCTGCTCGACCGGCGCGCCCGGGGCCTCGCCCGCGCCGTCCTGGCCTTCGACGCCGCGTCGCGCCCCCTCGCGTGA
- a CDS encoding isomerase, with protein sequence MKITEVDVHVVNLPLVNPFTSSFETKTGETRTVVRIRTDSGVEGWGETMWGRPVAAIVRDLAEDLIGTSPFALESFHRRHHMVPFFYGYLGYAALAAIDVACWDAMGKATGQSVTDLLGGPVRDEVPLTALITRADAPGAAAGDLPGALAEHTVRVVAEGGFTAVKLKGTKDVQGDVAILRAVRTALPEVNLRVDPNAAWSVPDSIRAGIALEELDLEYLEDPCVGIEGMSQVRQKVRIPLCTNMCVVRFEDFAPAMRLNAVDVIHGDVYKWGGIAATKALAAHCETFGLGMNLHSGGELGIATAAHLAVVASTPVLSRAIDSMYYLHADDIIEPLTLAGGSLRVPDGPGLGVTVDEDKLRHYAEVNAREGDLTK encoded by the coding sequence ATGAAGATCACCGAGGTCGACGTCCACGTCGTCAATCTGCCGCTGGTCAACCCCTTCACCAGCTCCTTCGAGACGAAGACCGGGGAGACGCGCACCGTGGTGCGTATCAGGACGGACTCCGGGGTGGAGGGCTGGGGCGAGACGATGTGGGGTCGGCCGGTCGCCGCGATCGTGCGTGACCTCGCCGAGGACCTGATCGGCACCAGCCCGTTCGCCCTGGAGTCCTTCCACCGCCGCCACCACATGGTGCCGTTCTTCTACGGGTACCTCGGTTACGCCGCCCTGGCCGCGATCGATGTCGCCTGCTGGGACGCCATGGGCAAGGCCACCGGGCAGTCGGTGACCGATCTGCTGGGTGGCCCGGTCCGCGACGAGGTGCCGCTGACCGCGCTGATCACCCGCGCCGACGCACCGGGTGCCGCCGCGGGCGACCTGCCGGGGGCGCTCGCCGAGCACACCGTGCGGGTGGTGGCCGAGGGCGGGTTCACCGCCGTGAAGCTCAAGGGCACCAAGGACGTCCAGGGCGACGTCGCGATCCTGCGGGCGGTACGGACCGCGCTGCCCGAGGTGAATCTGCGCGTCGACCCGAACGCCGCCTGGTCGGTGCCGGACTCGATACGTGCCGGCATCGCCCTGGAGGAGCTGGACCTGGAGTACCTGGAGGACCCGTGCGTGGGGATCGAGGGGATGAGCCAGGTCCGCCAGAAGGTACGTATCCCGCTGTGCACCAATATGTGTGTGGTCCGCTTCGAGGATTTCGCGCCCGCGATGCGCCTCAACGCGGTCGACGTGATCCACGGTGACGTCTACAAGTGGGGCGGCATCGCGGCGACGAAGGCGCTGGCCGCGCACTGCGAGACGTTCGGCCTCGGCATGAACCTGCACAGCGGCGGCGAGCTGGGCATCGCGACCGCCGCACACCTCGCGGTCGTCGCCAGCACCCCGGTGCTGTCGCGTGCCATCGACTCCATGTACTACCTGCACGCGGACGACATCATCGAGCCGCTCACCCTGGCGGGCGGCAGCCTGCGGGTGCCGGACGGACCGGGTCTCGGCGTCACCGTCGACGAGGACAAGCTCCGCCACTACGCGGAGGTCAACGCACGCGAAGGAGACCTGACCAAGTGA